Proteins encoded in a region of the Bacteroidota bacterium genome:
- a CDS encoding WbqC family protein, translated as MKALLIEPHYFPNIQYFSKVFNYNEIIIDDLSLFEKQSYRNRMKILGANKVLSLIVPVKKDKTKMKLKDVQIDYGINWQKDHWNSIISAYNKSPFFLFYMNDFEKYFNRKKNFLIDLNIEIILNLIEILELDTKIKLLSETDVSRGEFDDLRNSIHPKKKLNKSDNSLKTIEYQQVFSERFDFIPNLSVVDLLSNKGPEAVQILMESVVVK; from the coding sequence ATGAAAGCTTTATTGATAGAACCACATTATTTCCCAAATATACAATATTTCTCAAAAGTTTTTAATTACAATGAAATTATTATTGATGATTTAAGTCTTTTTGAAAAGCAAAGTTACAGAAATAGAATGAAAATTTTAGGTGCCAACAAAGTTTTGTCGCTAATTGTGCCTGTAAAAAAAGATAAAACAAAAATGAAACTTAAAGATGTGCAGATTGATTATGGGATAAATTGGCAAAAAGACCATTGGAATTCAATCATTTCCGCATATAACAAATCACCGTTTTTCCTTTTTTACATGAATGATTTTGAAAAATATTTTAACAGAAAAAAGAATTTTTTAATTGACCTAAATATTGAAATAATTTTGAATTTGATAGAAATTCTTGAGTTGGATACTAAAATTAAATTGCTTTCCGAAACAGATGTTAGTAGGGGAGAGTTTGATGATTTAAGAAATAGTATTCATCCTAAAAAGAAACTCAATAAAAGTGATAATAGTTTAAAAACCATTGAATATCAACAAGTGTTTAGTGAGCGATTTGACTTTATTCCAAATTTAAGTGTTGTTGATTTACTAAGTAACAAAGGACCGGAGGCGGTACAAATTCTGATGGAGAGTGTTGTGGTGAAATAA
- a CDS encoding GWxTD domain-containing protein: MANNVKNTKLNKGLNLKLLLIFLVLLWLFPLVSKSIVLHLNYSVFKKDDKSGYVELYFKIPVSTISLTENENAKFQASLSVEISFLQNNKIVLTDFYNLLSPELMGNKNTNLALLELKRYVLPYGNYSLQINISDNNEEGNQTNFNSEIAVSFPHKNIDFSTIELADTIYQYSETNEFSRNGKKVIPNVTNFYYVNKNSLQFYVEFYNAKDFIDSKILYAKYYLIKDSAVLYSTANLTKQLTLDLNYINGTIQIKDLSLGQYQLVVEILNTKNQKIATKTSSFSIIEKSKKDYTLEIDKIKFFKKLLSSYTYPELKNNIDYLYFISTRKELQTAVYLEKHEDSASSVNFLYKFWIVRDSIDPARAWLTHLKKSNTANEIFGTQLRKGYLTDRGRVFMEYGKPNHIIESKDASIAYPYQIWQYYHLSKTQQNKKFVFFNRTGALDEFELLHSDATGEPKNENWKQVINKFNHNNNFKDNIWGDYLEDDFNW, encoded by the coding sequence ATGGCAAATAATGTGAAAAATACAAAGTTGAATAAAGGGTTAAATTTAAAATTATTATTAATTTTTCTTGTATTGCTTTGGCTTTTTCCTCTTGTGTCAAAATCAATTGTTCTTCATCTTAATTATAGTGTTTTTAAAAAAGACGATAAATCAGGCTATGTTGAATTGTATTTTAAAATTCCTGTTTCTACAATTTCTCTAACAGAAAATGAAAACGCAAAATTTCAAGCTTCTTTGTCTGTTGAAATTTCGTTTTTACAAAATAATAAAATTGTTTTAACTGATTTTTATAATTTGTTAAGCCCTGAACTTATGGGTAATAAAAATACAAATCTTGCTTTACTTGAATTAAAAAGATACGTTTTGCCTTATGGAAACTATTCATTACAAATCAATATTTCCGACAATAATGAGGAAGGTAATCAAACCAATTTTAATTCAGAAATAGCTGTTTCTTTTCCTCACAAAAACATTGATTTTTCTACCATTGAACTTGCTGACACAATATATCAATATAGTGAAACAAATGAATTTTCACGAAACGGAAAAAAGGTAATTCCAAATGTAACAAACTTCTATTACGTCAATAAAAATTCCCTACAATTTTATGTTGAATTTTACAATGCAAAAGATTTTATTGACAGCAAAATTCTTTATGCAAAATATTATTTAATAAAAGATTCGGCAGTTTTGTATTCTACTGCTAATTTAACAAAACAATTAACACTTGATTTGAATTATATAAATGGAACAATACAAATAAAAGATTTATCACTCGGGCAATATCAATTAGTTGTAGAAATTCTAAATACCAAAAATCAAAAAATTGCCACAAAAACATCTTCTTTTTCAATTATTGAAAAAAGCAAAAAAGACTATACTCTCGAAATAGATAAAATAAAGTTTTTCAAAAAATTACTATCCTCATATACTTATCCCGAACTCAAAAACAATATTGATTACCTCTATTTTATTTCTACCAGAAAAGAACTACAAACCGCAGTATATCTTGAAAAACATGAAGACAGTGCTTCGTCTGTTAATTTTTTATACAAATTTTGGATAGTAAGAGATTCCATTGATCCGGCAAGAGCTTGGTTGACACATTTGAAAAAATCAAACACTGCCAACGAAATATTCGGAACTCAATTACGAAAAGGATATCTTACCGACAGAGGAAGAGTGTTTATGGAATACGGTAAACCAAATCACATTATTGAATCGAAAGATGCATCAATTGCCTACCCTTACCAAATTTGGCAATACTATCACCTTTCAAAAACACAACAAAATAAAAAGTTTGTATTTTTTAATCGCACAGGAGCATTAGATGAATTTGAATTACTACATTCTGATGCAACGGGAGAACCCAAAAACGAGAATTGGAAACAAGTAATAAATAAATTCAACCACAACAATAATTTCAAGGATAACATTTGGGGAGATTATCTTGAAGATGATTTTAATTGGTAG
- a CDS encoding Txe/YoeB family addiction module toxin: MKYIFVDESWEDYLYWQKTNKKILKRINDLLKDISRDSFSGIGKPEPLKHKYKGFFLRRIDGEHRLIYRVKDNEIHIAKCRFHYD, translated from the coding sequence ATGAAATATATATTTGTAGATGAATCGTGGGAAGATTATTTGTATTGGCAAAAAACCAATAAAAAAATCTTAAAAAGAATTAACGATTTACTAAAAGATATTTCAAGGGATTCATTCTCAGGAATTGGTAAACCTGAACCTTTAAAACATAAATATAAAGGATTTTTTTTACGCAGGATTGACGGAGAACATAGACTTATTTACAGGGTAAAGGATAATGAAATACACATTGCAAAATGCAGATTCCATTATGATTAA
- a CDS encoding type II toxin-antitoxin system prevent-host-death family antitoxin has product MLTTSISDFRKNVKKYLDNVSENFETVIINRGKNSGVVIISLDEYNSLNSTQHELSSKSNEKRLDSAIEKLKSKSSFRKNLIDS; this is encoded by the coding sequence ATGCTAACAACATCAATTTCAGATTTCAGAAAAAACGTCAAGAAATATCTGGACAATGTTTCAGAGAATTTTGAAACCGTGATTATAAATCGTGGTAAAAATTCAGGAGTGGTAATAATTTCATTAGATGAATATAATTCATTAAATTCAACTCAGCATGAATTATCATCAAAATCAAATGAAAAAAGGCTTGATTCAGCAATTGAAAAACTGAAAAGCAAATCATCATTTCGAAAAAACCTCATTGATTCATGA
- a CDS encoding lysophospholipid acyltransferase family protein produces the protein MKILLYILLYFIAIIPFPFVYLFSELISFFVNKIFKYRKSVILENLKTSFPKKSEKEINNIKNKFYRHYSKVLIETIKLLVVGKRTLDRKIKFENDKAFKYLLNEKKGAIILSGHLGNFEMGGQHFVTQLKLPIYTSYKKISSDAWENIMMIQRSRFGSKMVQNKQVVRTIFKNVNKGLYVVFLNDQSPTYGDDVYWTKFFNKETMFFAAPEKIAKKFDLPVYFLDMWREKYGKYKIKAELISDNPKKTAENEITERYVRKLEQAIKRHPEAWLWSHKRWKRNKEDYLKVRAKEKSKKK, from the coding sequence GTGAAAATACTTTTATACATACTTCTTTATTTTATTGCAATAATACCCTTTCCTTTTGTTTATCTTTTTTCTGAATTAATATCCTTTTTTGTAAACAAAATTTTTAAATATCGAAAATCTGTTATTTTAGAAAATTTAAAAACATCATTTCCTAAAAAATCCGAAAAAGAAATAAACAACATTAAAAATAAATTTTACAGACATTATTCAAAGGTATTAATAGAAACGATAAAATTACTTGTTGTTGGCAAACGTACATTGGATCGAAAAATAAAATTTGAAAATGATAAAGCGTTCAAATATCTTTTAAATGAAAAAAAAGGTGCAATTATTCTTTCCGGTCATCTCGGGAACTTTGAAATGGGAGGTCAACATTTTGTAACACAATTAAAACTTCCGATTTATACATCTTATAAAAAAATTTCATCCGATGCATGGGAAAATATTATGATGATACAGCGTTCAAGATTTGGTTCTAAAATGGTTCAAAACAAACAAGTTGTCAGAACAATTTTTAAAAATGTAAATAAAGGATTATATGTTGTGTTTTTAAATGATCAATCGCCCACCTACGGTGATGATGTTTACTGGACAAAGTTTTTTAACAAAGAAACAATGTTTTTTGCTGCTCCTGAAAAAATTGCCAAAAAATTTGATCTGCCTGTTTATTTTCTTGATATGTGGAGAGAGAAATATGGAAAATATAAAATTAAAGCAGAACTAATTTCTGACAATCCTAAAAAAACCGCTGAAAATGAAATTACTGAAAGGTATGTTCGAAAACTTGAGCAAGCAATAAAAAGACATCCTGAAGCGTGGTTGTGGTCGCACAAAAGATGGAAAAGGAACAAAGAAGATTATTTAAAAGTCAGAGCTAAAGAAAAATCAAAAAAGAAATAA
- a CDS encoding glycosyltransferase family 2 protein, whose protein sequence is MNNTENPLVSVLVLNYNGKKFLDDCFQTVLNASYPNFETIMIDNLSTDDSVEYTKKNYPQVEIFQNGVNGGFSLAYNNAFKIAKGKYFVILNNDVKVEKDWLEPLVKEAEKDSEIGALQPKLVSMIEPEKFEYAGASGGFLDKYGYPFVRGRVFDTVENDNKQYDDTTQVFWTTGAAMFVRAETLKKSGNLDVDFVHHMEEIDLCYRINLTGYKLKVVPDSLVYHYGGGIISYDSYKKLYWNHRNSVFMLLKNLETKHLFSILIARFFLDLMTVGWSLVQLNFKRFAALIHAYFWLLLHPKMILKKRKEVKNLRTVNDKEIFKLMYPRSIALQYFLKKKKTFTELMNVVK, encoded by the coding sequence ATGAACAACACTGAAAATCCATTAGTTAGCGTATTAGTTTTGAACTACAACGGGAAAAAATTCCTTGATGATTGTTTTCAAACTGTACTAAATGCATCCTATCCGAATTTTGAAACAATAATGATTGACAACCTTTCTACTGATGACAGTGTTGAATACACAAAAAAGAATTATCCGCAAGTAGAAATTTTTCAAAATGGGGTAAACGGTGGTTTTAGCCTTGCTTACAACAATGCTTTTAAAATTGCAAAAGGAAAATATTTTGTTATCCTCAACAATGATGTAAAAGTAGAAAAAGATTGGCTTGAACCACTTGTTAAAGAAGCTGAAAAAGATTCTGAAATTGGAGCCTTGCAACCAAAACTCGTTTCAATGATTGAGCCTGAGAAATTTGAATATGCCGGTGCTTCAGGAGGATTTCTCGACAAATACGGATATCCTTTTGTAAGAGGTCGTGTGTTTGATACTGTTGAAAACGACAACAAACAATACGATGACACAACACAAGTTTTTTGGACTACTGGGGCAGCAATGTTTGTTCGTGCAGAAACCCTTAAAAAAAGTGGCAACCTTGATGTTGATTTTGTTCATCACATGGAGGAAATTGATCTTTGCTATAGAATAAATCTTACAGGCTACAAACTAAAAGTTGTTCCTGACTCATTAGTTTATCACTATGGAGGAGGGATTATTTCTTACGATAGCTACAAAAAATTGTACTGGAACCATAGGAATTCTGTTTTTATGCTTTTAAAAAATCTTGAAACAAAGCATCTTTTTTCAATACTTATTGCCCGTTTTTTCCTTGATTTGATGACAGTAGGTTGGTCCTTGGTACAATTAAATTTTAAAAGATTCGCTGCATTAATTCATGCGTATTTTTGGCTTTTGCTACACCCGAAAATGATTCTTAAAAAAAGGAAAGAAGTAAAAAACCTTAGAACTGTAAACGATAAAGAAATTTTTAAATTGATGTATCCCAGAAGTATAGCACTTCAATATTTTCTTAAAAAGAAGAAAACATTTACAGAGTTGATGAATGTTGTAAAATAG
- a CDS encoding calcium/sodium antiporter, which produces MVVVYIFALLASFYLLARISDKYFIPALDKIAKDLKMSNDMAGATLMAVGSSAPELFVALIAVLKPGGHVEIGMGTIVGSAIFNILVITGSIALVKTAVLNWQPVVRDFIFYAFAIISLLFVLQDGKVTIYEATFFVVFYAFYVFMVIKWVKVFPYKEITTEQKVSNGNKSFIHRWQKTLKPLDYILDRFFPSQKYYYWVFFMSIAVIGALCWVLVEGAIGISEIFNIPEVFIALIVLAIGTSVPDMMSSIIVAKQGRGGMAISNAIGSNIFDILFGLGLPWLIFFTLQKGEIAVENENMVRSIILLLGSVITVYILLSLQNWKIGHKAGIILIALYIIYVLWEISRIYLF; this is translated from the coding sequence ATGGTTGTAGTATATATTTTTGCATTGCTGGCATCTTTTTATTTGCTGGCACGTATAAGTGATAAATATTTTATTCCTGCACTTGATAAAATTGCAAAGGATTTAAAAATGTCAAATGACATGGCAGGAGCTACATTGATGGCTGTTGGTTCAAGTGCTCCCGAATTATTTGTTGCACTTATTGCAGTATTAAAACCCGGAGGGCATGTAGAAATCGGAATGGGAACAATTGTAGGGTCGGCAATTTTTAATATTCTTGTAATTACCGGTAGCATTGCTCTTGTAAAAACAGCAGTACTTAATTGGCAACCTGTTGTTAGAGATTTTATTTTTTATGCTTTTGCAATAATTAGTCTTTTATTTGTATTGCAAGATGGAAAAGTTACAATTTATGAAGCTACTTTCTTTGTAGTGTTTTATGCTTTTTATGTGTTTATGGTTATTAAATGGGTGAAAGTTTTTCCTTATAAAGAAATTACCACAGAACAAAAGGTCTCTAATGGTAATAAATCCTTTATTCACCGTTGGCAAAAAACATTAAAACCTCTTGATTATATTTTGGATAGATTTTTCCCTTCACAAAAATATTATTATTGGGTATTTTTTATGTCAATAGCAGTTATTGGTGCCTTATGTTGGGTCTTAGTAGAAGGTGCCATAGGTATTTCCGAAATATTTAATATTCCTGAGGTTTTTATTGCCTTAATAGTTCTTGCAATTGGAACATCCGTTCCTGATATGATGTCTTCCATAATTGTTGCTAAACAAGGGCGAGGAGGAATGGCTATTAGCAATGCAATTGGCTCTAATATTTTTGATATTCTTTTTGGATTAGGTCTTCCTTGGTTGATATTTTTTACTCTACAAAAGGGTGAAATTGCAGTTGAGAATGAAAATATGGTTAGGTCAATAATCCTTTTACTTGGCTCAGTTATTACCGTTTACATTTTACTTTCATTACAAAATTGGAAAATAGGACATAAAGCAGGAATTATTTTAATAGCATTATATATTATTTATGTTCTATGGGAGATTTCTAGGATATATCTTTTTTAA
- a CDS encoding 2,3,4,5-tetrahydropyridine-2,6-dicarboxylate N-succinyltransferase: MSGLKKIIELCWDKRELLKSEGNKQAIRDVIELLDKGKIRVAEKDGQKWKVNEWIKKAVILYFPIQEMKKMKSGELEFYDKIDLKKDYDKKGIRVVPHAVSRYGAFISEGVIMMPSYVNIGAYIGKGSMVDTWATVGSCAQIGENVHLSGGVGIGGVLEPVQASAVVIEDNCFIGSRSIIVEGVLIEKEAVIGANVVITKSTKIIDVTGKEPKEIKARIPSRSVVIPGSYPKKFNAGEFQVQCALIIGKRKASTDLKTSLNDALREFNVSV, from the coding sequence ATTTCAGGTCTTAAAAAGATAATTGAACTTTGTTGGGATAAAAGAGAATTGCTAAAAAGTGAAGGTAATAAGCAAGCAATTAGAGATGTTATAGAACTCCTTGATAAAGGAAAAATTAGAGTTGCAGAAAAAGACGGACAGAAATGGAAAGTGAATGAATGGATAAAAAAAGCTGTAATTTTATATTTTCCTATTCAGGAAATGAAAAAGATGAAAAGTGGTGAGCTTGAGTTTTATGACAAAATTGATTTAAAAAAAGATTATGATAAAAAGGGAATTCGTGTTGTACCTCATGCTGTTTCTCGTTATGGAGCTTTTATCTCAGAAGGTGTAATAATGATGCCTTCTTATGTAAATATTGGAGCTTACATTGGAAAAGGAAGTATGGTTGACACTTGGGCAACAGTAGGTTCTTGTGCTCAAATTGGTGAAAATGTTCATTTGAGTGGCGGAGTAGGAATTGGCGGTGTTTTAGAACCCGTTCAAGCTTCAGCTGTTGTTATTGAAGATAATTGTTTTATTGGCTCAAGAAGTATTATTGTTGAAGGTGTTTTAATTGAAAAGGAAGCTGTAATTGGAGCAAATGTCGTAATTACCAAATCAACAAAAATAATTGATGTTACGGGTAAAGAACCCAAAGAAATAAAAGCAAGAATTCCTTCTCGTTCAGTTGTGATTCCAGGCTCCTATCCAAAAAAATTCAATGCAGGTGAATTCCAAGTTCAATGTGCTTTGATAATTGGGAAAAGAAAAGCGTCAACAGATTTGAAAACATCACTAAACGATGCTTTACGAGAATTTAATGTTTCTGTTTAA